A region of Pseudomonadota bacterium DNA encodes the following proteins:
- a CDS encoding polysaccharide biosynthesis protein, whose translation QLRTIGVRPGEKLHEEMITVSDAINTVELEDEYVILPSMKLWDVDTFIKENKAVRCQENFEYNSNDNPDRLSVEELRTLMREHVDPDFTV comes from the coding sequence CAGCTGCGAACTATCGGGGTTCGTCCGGGGGAGAAACTTCACGAAGAGATGATAACGGTTTCAGATGCCATCAATACGGTGGAACTTGAGGATGAATATGTGATTCTGCCTTCCATGAAATTATGGGATGTGGATACATTCATCAAGGAAAATAAGGCCGTCAGGTGTCAGGAAAATTTCGAGTATAACAGTAATGATAATCCGGATCGCTTAAGTGTGGAGGAATTACGTACCTTGATGCGTGAACATGTCGATCCTGATTTTACCGTTTGA
- the pseC gene encoding UDP-4-amino-4,6-dideoxy-N-acetyl-beta-L-altrosamine transaminase has translation MSFQYIPYGRHALGPDDIQAVVDILNSDWLTQGPMVQQFEQAFASYCGARYAVAVSSGTAALHLAALAAGFAPGDEVVTSPITFVATANCVAYVGAKPVFADIDPVTGCIAADRIVEQLTSATRGIIPVHFAGQPCDMGAIATIAREHDLIVIEDAAHALGSSYRVDGRQFTTGCCAHSDMTIFSLHPVKHIAAGEGGVITTNNKKLYERLSLLRSHGIVKDPERLSTNEGPWYYEMRALGYNYRLTDFQCALALSQLKKLDVFVARRRAVARTYTQAFKAEPALDVLSQNPDSSSSFHIYVILARGVDRADLFKALRERGIGVNVHYIPVHLQPYYREKYGYHSGDYPLAEEYYRHAITIPLYPAMTDDDVARVIGSVRQCIKILSI, from the coding sequence TTGTCTTTCCAATATATTCCTTATGGACGTCATGCTCTCGGACCTGATGATATCCAGGCGGTGGTTGATATTCTCAACTCTGACTGGCTGACCCAGGGGCCAATGGTACAGCAGTTTGAACAGGCTTTTGCTTCTTATTGCGGGGCTCGTTATGCCGTGGCGGTTTCCAGCGGTACGGCGGCTCTTCACCTGGCAGCGCTGGCGGCCGGCTTTGCTCCGGGAGATGAGGTTGTTACCTCTCCTATTACATTTGTGGCTACGGCAAATTGTGTGGCTTATGTGGGGGCCAAGCCGGTTTTTGCTGATATTGATCCGGTTACCGGCTGTATTGCTGCCGACCGAATTGTTGAACAGTTAACCTCGGCAACCCGGGGAATCATCCCGGTACATTTTGCCGGCCAGCCCTGTGATATGGGTGCCATCGCTACGATAGCCAGGGAACATGATCTGATCGTTATTGAGGATGCTGCCCATGCTCTGGGTTCTTCCTATAGGGTTGATGGTCGTCAATTTACCACCGGTTGCTGTGCCCACAGTGACATGACTATCTTTTCCCTGCACCCGGTCAAGCATATTGCTGCCGGTGAAGGTGGGGTGATTACGACCAATAATAAAAAACTTTATGAACGGCTCTCCCTCTTGCGATCCCATGGTATTGTCAAGGATCCAGAGCGTTTAAGTACAAATGAAGGTCCCTGGTATTATGAAATGCGGGCATTGGGTTATAATTATCGGCTAACGGATTTTCAGTGTGCCCTGGCCCTCAGCCAGTTGAAAAAACTTGATGTGTTTGTGGCCCGCCGCCGGGCTGTTGCCCGGACGTATACGCAAGCATTTAAAGCTGAACCGGCCTTGGATGTTCTGTCCCAAAATCCCGATTCCAGCTCATCATTCCATATCTATGTGATTCTTGCCAGGGGTGTGGATCGTGCAGATTTGTTCAAGGCCCTGCGTGAGCGGGGCATTGGGGTCAACGTTCACTATATTCCTGTTCACCTGCAGCCTTATTACCGCGAAAAATATGGCTATCATTCGGGAGATTATCCTTTGGCGGAGGAATATTATCGCCATGCCATCACTATTCCGCTTTATCCGGCCATGACTGATGATGATGTTGCCCGGGTTATTGGAAGTGTTCGCCAGTGCATAAAGATTTTGTCGATATGA
- a CDS encoding glycosyltransferase family protein: MHKDFVDMNTIAIIQARMSSTRLPGKVMKKLMDKSVLAHVISRLQMAKTLDGVVVATTSHQVDDVIAVESQKYGAVVYCGSEEDVLGRYYEAAGECAADVVVRITSDCPLIDPQLIDQMVQKFFSLPAVDYLSNTLERTYPRGLDVEIFSRKVLAMACRQAHKPFEREHVTPYIYQHEDLFQLVSHVDRINRSNHRWTLDTPSDWQFVEAVYQHLYQVKETFTTADVFALLQRHPEIGKLNEHVCQKNLEDGHCGL, encoded by the coding sequence GTGCATAAAGATTTTGTCGATATGAATACCATCGCTATCATTCAGGCCCGTATGTCTTCAACCCGGCTGCCGGGTAAAGTGATGAAAAAGCTGATGGATAAATCTGTACTGGCCCATGTTATCAGTCGCCTGCAAATGGCAAAGACGCTTGATGGTGTGGTGGTGGCGACCACTAGCCATCAGGTTGACGATGTGATTGCGGTAGAAAGTCAGAAGTATGGTGCTGTAGTATATTGCGGCAGTGAGGAAGATGTGCTGGGTCGTTATTATGAAGCTGCCGGTGAATGTGCTGCTGATGTTGTGGTTCGCATAACCTCTGATTGTCCGTTGATTGATCCGCAGCTCATTGATCAAATGGTGCAAAAATTTTTTTCCTTGCCGGCAGTGGATTATTTGAGTAATACACTTGAACGAACCTACCCTCGGGGACTTGATGTTGAAATCTTCAGCCGCAAAGTTCTGGCGATGGCTTGCCGGCAAGCTCATAAACCCTTTGAACGCGAGCATGTAACTCCTTACATCTATCAGCATGAAGATCTGTTTCAACTGGTTTCCCACGTGGACCGGATTAACAGGTCAAACCATCGCTGGACCCTGGATACTCCCAGTGACTGGCAATTTGTCGAAGCCGTTTATCAGCACCTTTATCAGGTCAAAGAAACGTTTACCACCGCTGATGTCTTTGCATTATTACAGCGCCATCCGGAAATTGGAAAGCTCAATGAGCATGTCTGTCAAAAAAATCTGGAGGATGGTCATTGCGGGTTGTAA
- the pseG gene encoding UDP-2,4-diacetamido-2,4,6-trideoxy-beta-L-altropyranose hydrolase has translation MRVVIRADASYKIGSGHIYRCLSLATELNKRGAEVFFICRQLSGNLCDLLSDRNFRVFRLPAPEEGAVECLPVEDARETMDVLASLAGVIDWLVVDHYNLGRAWESEFRGRVENILVLDDLADREHDCDVLLDQGFYPGMKHRYHGLVPADCRLLLGPHYALLDFSFARQSGEKKEKLGKRLFVFFGGSDATNETGKTLAALPLLANRQLQLDVVVGGGNPYREKIEKQAASCKQVKFHYQVDTMASLMAKADIALGAGGTTTWERCCLGLPSIVISVADNQTALSATLGLDGRILYLGESSQVGVETIAQAIQTLLDFPWWRRSLSRRSRELVDGYGCRRLSRILLPEKIDLRRAEESDCEKIHAWRNAEITRLFSFSGAEISLDAHQQWFHKSLADERRVLLIGEQNDQPVGVLRYDFISELKALVSVYLVPGYHGHGLGSSLIREGSSWIQSHYPACQTIQAEVLKENVAGRKVFLAAGFGEYYGVFQEELAHE, from the coding sequence TTGCGGGTTGTAATCAGGGCTGATGCCTCCTATAAGATAGGCTCTGGGCATATCTATCGTTGTCTTTCTCTGGCGACTGAGCTGAACAAGAGAGGCGCTGAAGTTTTTTTTATTTGTCGTCAACTTTCCGGTAACCTTTGTGACTTACTTTCTGATCGCAACTTTCGTGTTTTTCGTCTGCCAGCACCAGAGGAAGGTGCAGTGGAATGCCTGCCGGTTGAAGATGCCCGGGAGACCATGGATGTTTTAGCTTCGTTGGCGGGAGTTATTGACTGGCTGGTGGTTGATCACTATAACCTGGGTCGGGCATGGGAGTCCGAGTTTCGGGGGCGGGTTGAAAATATCCTGGTATTGGATGACCTGGCTGATCGTGAACATGATTGTGATGTGCTGCTTGACCAGGGATTTTATCCCGGGATGAAACATCGTTATCATGGCCTGGTTCCTGCTGACTGTCGGTTGTTGCTGGGGCCACACTATGCCTTGCTGGATTTCAGCTTTGCCCGCCAATCAGGGGAGAAAAAAGAAAAACTTGGCAAACGTCTCTTTGTTTTTTTTGGCGGCAGTGATGCTACCAATGAAACCGGCAAAACACTTGCTGCCTTACCTTTGTTGGCCAATCGACAATTGCAGCTTGATGTGGTGGTCGGTGGTGGTAATCCTTATCGTGAAAAAATTGAAAAACAGGCCGCTTCCTGCAAACAGGTGAAGTTCCATTATCAGGTTGATACTATGGCTTCCCTGATGGCCAAAGCGGACATTGCCCTGGGAGCCGGGGGGACGACAACCTGGGAACGCTGCTGTCTGGGATTGCCTAGTATTGTCATCAGTGTAGCAGACAATCAGACGGCTTTGTCCGCAACCCTGGGCCTGGATGGCCGGATATTGTATCTGGGAGAATCATCCCAAGTGGGGGTGGAAACAATTGCCCAGGCGATACAAACGCTGCTGGATTTTCCCTGGTGGCGTCGTTCGTTAAGCCGGCGCAGCCGGGAGTTGGTAGATGGCTATGGCTGCCGGCGCCTGAGTCGGATTCTTTTGCCGGAGAAGATAGATTTACGCCGGGCGGAAGAAAGTGATTGTGAGAAAATCCATGCCTGGCGCAACGCTGAGATAACCCGCCTTTTTTCTTTTTCCGGAGCGGAAATCTCTCTGGATGCACACCAACAATGGTTCCACAAATCTTTGGCCGATGAGCGACGTGTCCTGTTGATTGGTGAGCAGAATGACCAGCCGGTGGGGGTTTTGCGCTATGATTTCATTTCTGAGCTGAAGGCCCTGGTTTCTGTCTACCTTGTTCCCGGATATCATGGCCATGGTTTGGGCAGCTCCCTGATCAGGGAGGGAAGCAGCTGGATCCAGTCCCATTATCCGGCCTGTCAGACTATTCAGGCGGAAGTGCTTAAAGAAAATGTCGCTGGTAGAAAAGTTTTTCTTGCGGCTGGATTTGGTGAATATTATGGTGTTTTTCAAGAGGAGTTGGCCCATGAATGA